A stretch of Leishmania braziliensis MHOM/BR/75/M2904 complete genome, chromosome 11 DNA encodes these proteins:
- a CDS encoding putative transcription modulator/accessory protein — MPKRTRKASAARKLPPATGKRKYTRRATAAAPTAVDGAIDDTTVGAAAYNSSKSAIEVTHDPSTQCGGDGALSTDGHDTWEEEEVYSGRYELSPEETYRQTSARLLLPLHAVRFVLTQAKEGATVPFLARYRQGETGRMDEMQLRLVMDTAKEVTEVHRRRQFMLRSLESRGLLTPALQSALESMAHVSQLEDAWEPYKERRTSLASRGRAAGLGPYAEALLHFNPEDPECKVRLDELSALVHRTDDGERLLIAIIAEDVQRSGELRRRIGEYCRHTARLSCTLMTKPRKKVARELQEESFEALRRHFAYYDKKSWSVQRIAAHVVLALQRGEAKGALKVDTESGPKSHGLFMHTVREQYPALNRLLPLSSSSVPTADGAGAYSHVFHAFSYGRKIVHAGLQTAYDHLVKQAQFSIRRDLKKSAEREAIVVFAHNLHHMLLQRPLSRSRILAMDPGLANGVKCVALDEHGAVETFFTCTLMDEQKMRRYVIQVIESKKLNKVVIGNGTASGRVTDLIADLIKQQKWEDVEFAVVSEAGASVYSVSDIAKEEFPNLDVMYRGAVSIGRRVLDPLSELVKIPVRSMGIGMYQHDVNEKELMRELNYVLESCVAKVGINAASANRCVMEKVPGINKRVVDQIVLVRHARKLHSREDLRRVPAMTESVYQQIAGFFRFPNSPEPLDNTSIHPESYPVVRRLVMLYTAGQLGDGEMMAKKPEDAAGGAATALGNAYTRQQVAQQLERMSPTQLAKLASEKLSCNVETLELLRQELLHPGLDPRASLPHAGLLRREVYDVKSLRPGQLLSGVVQSVTMFGAFVDCGLHDSVLLRGEGVDALQVGMYLNQCICFDSLDHLKRPRMLLVGPPAHAASGASADGMKGGASSAAPRRLRLEAEDVLGSNGRGFVSQAAPAAGLYDLQASHVQGDITAAAPTLTVRVMQERKRRAGEALGSANSTSILSSIKVEERSQTNLTSREHLSHSPVTKRARAEPEADATARHVQRCVETAIVSSADARPHSTLYSPLPSISTLKGGFTKPSANASQTSKPTARGVHAGGVSDQHGTGGGSSDAVFSF; from the coding sequence ATGCCGAAGCGAACCAGGAAGGCGTCAGCGGCGCGCAAGTTGCCCCCTGCAACAGGGAAACGGAAATACACTCGAAGGgcgactgctgccgcgcctaCTGCAGTAGATGGAGCCATTGACGACACCACCGTAGGGGCAGCAGCGTATAATTCCTCCAAGTCTGCCATCGAGGTGACGCATGACCCATCTACGCAGtgtggcggcgatggcgcctTGTCCACGGACGGTCATGACacgtgggaggaggaggaggtgtacAGTGGACGGTACGAGCTGTCACCCGAGGAGACGTACCGGCAAACAAgtgcgcgcctgctgctTCCCCTGCACGCCGTCCGCTTTGTGCTGACGCAGGCAAAAGAAGGTGCTACGGTCCCCTTCCTTGCGCGGTACCGGCAGGGCGAGACCGGTCGCATGGACGAGATGCAGTTGCGTCTTGTCATGGATACCGCCAAGGAGGTGACTGAGgtccaccgtcgccgccagtTCATGCTGCGGAGCCTGGAAAGTCGAGGCTTGCTGACGCCGGCGCTTCAGTCGGCTCTCGAGTCCATGGCACACGTCAGCCAGCTCGAGGATGCGTGGGAGCCATACAAGGAGCGTCGAACAAGCCTTGCCTCGCGCGGACGGGCTGCCGGACTGGGCCCGTACGCCGAAGCCCTCCTGCACTTCAACCCTGAGGACCCTGAGTGCAAGGTGCGCCTTGACGAGCTGAGTGCGTTGGTGCACCGCACTGACGATGGGGAGCGGTTGCTAATCGCCATCATTGCTGAAGACGTGCAGCGAAGCGGAGAGCTACGGCGCCGAATTGGTGAGTACTGCCGTCACACAGCACGCCTGTCATGCACACTGATGACGAAGCCGCGCAAGAAGGTCGCGagggagctgcaggaggagagctttgaggcgctgcgcaggcaCTTTGCCTACTACGACAAGAAGTCCTGGTCAGTCCAGCGCATCGCAGCGCACGTTGTGCTGGCGTTGCAGCGCGGCGAGGCGAAGGGCGCGCTGAAGGTAGACACAGAGTCAGGCCCGAAGAGCCACGGGCTATTCATGCACACCGTTCGCGAGCAGTACCCGGCCCTGAATCGGCTGCTACCGTTATCGTCGTCCTCGGTGCCCACTGCAGACGGTGCCGGTGCCTACTCCCACGTCTTTCATGCTTTCAGCTATGGACGTAAGATTGTGCATGCCGGCTTGCAGACTGCTTACGATCACCTCGTCAAACAGGCCCAATTTTCGATTCGGAGAGACCTGAAGAAGAGCGCGGAGCGGGAGGCCATCGTTGTGTTTGCGCACAACCTACACCACATGCTTCTCCAGCggcctctctcccgctcACGCATCTTGGCGATGGATCCTGGGCTGGCAAATGGTGTGAAGTGCGTGGCGCTGGATGAGCATGGCGCAGTGGAGACCTTTTTCACCTGCACACTCATGGACGAGCAGAAGATGCGGCGCTATGTCATTCAGGTGATTGAATCAAAGAAGCTGAACAAAGTTGTGATTGGCAACGGCACGGCGTCTGGGCGCGTGACGGACTTGATTGCGGACCTCATCAAGCAGCAGAAGTGGGAAGACGTAGAGTTTGCCGTCGTGAGTGAGGCGGGTGCGAGTGTTTACTCCGTTTCTGACATTGCGAAAGAGGAGTTTCCAAATCTCGATGTCATGTACCGTGGCGCGGTGAGCATCGGCCGTCGTGTACTGGACCCTCTGAGCGAGCTGGTAAAGATACCAGTGCGCAGCATGGGCATCGGGATGTATCAGCATGACGTAAATGAAAAGGAACTGATGCGAGAGTTGAACTACGTACTGGAGTCCTGCGTCGCCAAGGTGGGAATCAACGCGGCCAGCGCGAACCGGTGTGTCATGGAGAAGGTGCCTGGGATTAATAAGAGAGTCGTGGATCAGAttgtgctggtgcgccatgCGAGGAAGTTGCATAGTCGCGAAGACTTGCGGCGAGTGCCGGCCATGACGGAGAGCGTCTACCAGCAGATTGCAGGCTTCTTCCGCTTCCCCAACTCGCCAGAGCCACTCGACAACACGAGCATCCACCCCGAGTCGTACCCGGTGGTGCGGCGTCTCGTGATGCTGTACACGGCGGGCCAGCTGGGAGACGGCGAGATGATGGCCAAGAAGCCGGAGGACGCGGCAGGTGGTGCGGCGACGGCACTCGGCAACGCGTACACCCGCCAGCAGGTCgcccagcagctggagcgtATGTCTCCCACTCAGCTCGCGAAGTTGGCCTCTGAGAAGCTGTCTTGCAACGTAGAAACGCTGGAGCTGTTACGCCAAGAGCTGCTTCACCCGGGATTGGACCCGAGAGCCTCGCTTCCGCACGCGGGACTACTGCGCCGCGAGGTCTACGACGTGAAGAGCCTCCGTCCTGGTCAACTGCTTTCCGGTGTTGTGCAGAGCGTCACGATGTTCGGTGCGTTTGTGGACTGTGGCCTGCACGACTCGGTGCTGTTGCGCGGAGAAGGCGTGGATGCTCTGCAGGTGGGCATGTACCTGAACCAGTGCATCTGCTTTGACTCCCTCGACCACTTGAAGCGTCCGCGCATGCTCTTGGTGGGCCCTCCTGCTCATGCTGCCTCTGGCGCCAGCGCAGATGGCATGAAAGGAGGTGCGTCGTCAGCCGCACCTCGACGGCTTCGGCTGGAGGCCGAGGACGTTCTTGGAAGCAACGGCCGAGGCTTTGTCAGCCAAGCTGCACCGGCTGCGGGTCTCTACGATTTGCAGGCGAGCCACGTGCAGGGGGACATCACAGCAGCGGCCCCGACACTGACTGTGCGAGTAATGCAGGAGCGCAAACGTCGCGCTGGGGAGGCGCTTGGTAGTGCAAACAGCACCTCGATCCTCAGTTCAAtaaaggtggaggagagaagccAGACGAACCTGACGTCTCGTGAGCACCTTTCTCACTCACCGGTTACAAAGCGAGCCCGGGCGGAGCCAGAGGCGGATGCCACCGCTCGCCACGTGCAGCGGTGTGTGGAGACCGCCATCGTTTCCTCTGCTGACGCTCGTCCACATTCAACCCTGTACTCGCCGTTGCCGTCAATTTCCACCTTGAAGGGTGGCTTCACGAAGCCGTCTGCGAACGCTTCGCAGACGTCGAAGCCGACTGCTCGTGGAGTACACGCGGGGGGTGTCAGTGACCAGCATGGCaccggtggtggcagcagcgacgccgtctTCTCATTTTGA